In Leptospira saintgironsiae, the DNA window GTGCCATTATTATAAATTTGTAAATCCGTAGTATTAGTGCTGTCTATCCCTGTAACGGTCACATTTGCCTTGTACCAATTCTCTGCGCAGTTTACAACGAAAGTAGTGCTTGCAAAAGTAAGAGTGAGATTCGGGTTACTGATAACGCAAGTCTGAGTAGGAAGGGTAGAAGGTTGAGTAATAATACTTAAAGTATATACAATATTCGGATCATAATATCCGGAAAAAGAATCCGATCCTGCTGCGGAAAATGTAAGTTGTTCTCCAGTGCTTCCTAATTCTACAATCAAAGTGCCTGAGTTAGTTAATCCGTTTACTTGCACGTTTAACGGAAAAGCAGTCCCTGTCAAATAGGACACAAAATTAGATATATTCATAAAATCTAAAATGCCCGATTTTTTAGGACGTGTATAACAACCCATAGTGCTCAAAGTAAAAATGATCAATAGGGCAGAGTATAATTTCGGGAGAAAATTCTTGAGAGTTACCATGCGAATTCCACTCCTAATTCCATTCTTTGTTGAAGAAGATAAGAATTTCCGGAAGCAAATGTCGCTGCTCTATCAGACTCTCTCGCGTTTCTGAGGATAGGAGAGACTGTTACAGGAGTATCTGTTCCTTCTACCTTTACTTGTTTAGGTCCTGGGAAAAATCCTGCGTCGAACACATTGATTAGATAAAAGAATCCTAATACACCTAATGCTACTCCTAACTGGTTATATTCTCCTACAGCATGAGAATATTTAGGGGAGATCTGGGTATAATTATATAATGCAAGGTTGAATAGTGCAGGGTTCCCTGATTGCAAGAATGCCGAGTTGTACAGAATATTACTCTGTCTTGCTGCATCCAATTCATGAGTTGCACTTAGATAGGAACTTCCTCTTGCGACAGCATAACCACCTGCTACAAAGATCAAACTAGGGAAAATCGCAGTTCTGAATGTGGATTTTTTTTGGTAATATTGTCCCCAGCCAGGAAGAACTGCTGATCTTGCTGCAGCTCCAAAATCAAAGATAGAAGGCCCAGAAGATCCTGAGTAAGAGGACTTGGAATCTAAGGCGGCTAATTCATCTTCGGTTTCTGCTACTAAGAAATAATTTTCCCTTTCCGTAGACTTGTTACGCGGATTTTCTAAACGTAAAGAAACTGCACCTTCCGGAGACTTCTTCTTATCAATGGTAACAACCATAGTTTCCGAATTTTTGATATCTATAGACTTAACAGGGATCTCATTCCCTTTAGAATCTTTTAATATTACTTTTGTTGCTTCTGTAAAATGTTTACCCTTGATCTCGAAAGTTTCTGGCATGTCTTTGCTTAAAAACTTACTTTTTTCAGCAGCGATCACTTCAGGTTTTTGGGAAAGTATAACTTCGAATGGGATCCATGCGGAGAAGACTGAAACTCTTCCATATTTATTCAATACACCTATCCTATGCTCGTAAGCTCCAGGAGGTAATTCTATTTGGATCTGTGATCCGTTAGTTTTTTCTTTTGTGATTTTTCCGCGAGAATCTTTGATCTCTACTTGGTAACCGCCTGCATCAGGAATAGGTTTCCATTCTAGTTTGACACCTTCTTCCTTTGCAAAAATTGGAAGAGAGAATAAAAGGAATCCGACTAAAAGAGCCGCAATCGTCGTAGATTTTTGGGATCTTCTACTCAACATAAAATTCCTTAGGAGTCAAAATCTCCGGTGCCTTGAAAGTAGCGGACATGATTACTTCGAAATCCCTGGTCAAAGGAAGTGTGGTGCGAACTTGTCCAGAACTGTCTCTGTATTTTGCGCTCAGTCTCCACTGGTATTTTCCTTCCCTTAATCTATACAACTCTCGATAGTCGTAAGATTCTCCCTTAATTTCCTTTTTAAATACTGTTTTTAGGGTTTTTTGGTCTGCTTCTAAAAGCTCCAAAATGTAAGCCTCAGATTTGCCTTCGATTTCCCAATAAAATGACAAACTTGCTTTCTCATCCAGATCTATCTTATCTCTATCCCTTGGATATACAGGAGAGACAAATGGGGCAGAGTCTGAGGTTTTAAATCCAGAAGAAGGACTGCTCGTCAGAACTTCCCCCTCCGGAGAAAGAAGAGTAACTTTCCAATAATAGTCGCCAGGTCCTTGGAGCGGTACAGAGTTTTGCCCGGAACGTACGGATGATTCGAATATCTTAGAAGCAAAATTTGGATCTTTAGAAACTTCTAATTTATAAGTTCCAGTTGGATCTGGTCTGTCCCATCTGAATTGTAATTTGCCGTCCACCGGATGACCTAACTCGGATCCATCTTTAGGAAAGGAGAGTCGAATTGAACCTAAAGGTTTTAAAGTGAATTTACCAATTGAAGATGAAATTACTTCTTCAGAATTGGAGCTTGCTTTAATTCTCCAGAAATATGTGCCTTCTTTCCATTCCAGATCCGGTTTCATAAAATTGGAGTTAGTCGATTTGGCGAAAAGAATATTTTTGAAATCAGAATCGGCAGCAATATCCAGGGAATAAGATTTAAATTCCTTGTTGGAACTCCAACTGAAGAAGGAACCGGCCTTAAAGATACGAATTCCTATTTCTTCTCCTTGTAAAGGTTTTAGAAGTTTAGGAGGTTCAGCTTGTTCAGATTTACGTAAAACGAAAGAAATTGTGTCTGAGCTTAGTTCGGTGAATCCTTGTTTGTCGGAACTCATTTTTACCCGAGCAAAAAATTGTCCTTCTGCCTTAGGCTCCCATTTTAAGAAACCTGCAGAAGAATCTCCAGTATATACGATTTGTTTAAAGTTCGCGTCTGAAGAAACTTCCAATTTATATTTTGTCTGAGAGTCGAATGTATTCCATTGGAAACGGACAGGTGGCGCTGTTTCTGTATAAGAGAAAGTTTCCTTATTGGTAGGGGAGACAAGTTTTGGTTTATTCCATGAAAGGATTTTAAAATTTTTAGAAGAGCTAAATTCGTCTTTTCCAGACTGAGGATTTTTTCCTGCAAGTCTCCAATAGTAAGATCCGCTAGGAAGTGAAATGGAGGCGTTTGTGCCGCCTGCGTTCAATTTTTTTAAACCTGTTCGGAACCCGGAGTCTTTGGCAACTTCCAGTCTGAACGTTTTAACACTTG includes these proteins:
- a CDS encoding LIC11435 family protein, encoding MLSRRSQKSTTIAALLVGFLLFSLPIFAKEEGVKLEWKPIPDAGGYQVEIKDSRGKITKEKTNGSQIQIELPPGAYEHRIGVLNKYGRVSVFSAWIPFEVILSQKPEVIAAEKSKFLSKDMPETFEIKGKHFTEATKVILKDSKGNEIPVKSIDIKNSETMVVTIDKKKSPEGAVSLRLENPRNKSTERENYFLVAETEDELAALDSKSSYSGSSGPSIFDFGAAARSAVLPGWGQYYQKKSTFRTAIFPSLIFVAGGYAVARGSSYLSATHELDAARQSNILYNSAFLQSGNPALFNLALYNYTQISPKYSHAVGEYNQLGVALGVLGFFYLINVFDAGFFPGPKQVKVEGTDTPVTVSPILRNARESDRAATFASGNSYLLQQRMELGVEFAW
- a CDS encoding FecR domain-containing protein, which encodes MKYLNDGRVVVTALVLLLFFFSGLLYLYANAGPKTGTNKIVGQLKTKQLKILRKLDSEVIWEELDESDPIRYRDTIRTEEGSEAVLLFTDGDNSAEIRMDERSMILVEDTDKISFVSGSLSATGGGSGNLQISSGDTKISLGNSDLKISKDENKGLNLEVKQGEAKVVSASGENTVGKNQSADLKDGKVEVHTLNLETVSPPEKTHFPLAAETLPVRFEWKNSPSVKTFRLEVAKDSGFRTGLKKLNAGGTNASISLPSGSYYWRLAGKNPQSGKDEFSSSKNFKILSWNKPKLVSPTNKETFSYTETAPPVRFQWNTFDSQTKYKLEVSSDANFKQIVYTGDSSAGFLKWEPKAEGQFFARVKMSSDKQGFTELSSDTISFVLRKSEQAEPPKLLKPLQGEEIGIRIFKAGSFFSWSSNKEFKSYSLDIAADSDFKNILFAKSTNSNFMKPDLEWKEGTYFWRIKASSNSEEVISSSIGKFTLKPLGSIRLSFPKDGSELGHPVDGKLQFRWDRPDPTGTYKLEVSKDPNFASKIFESSVRSGQNSVPLQGPGDYYWKVTLLSPEGEVLTSSPSSGFKTSDSAPFVSPVYPRDRDKIDLDEKASLSFYWEIEGKSEAYILELLEADQKTLKTVFKKEIKGESYDYRELYRLREGKYQWRLSAKYRDSSGQVRTTLPLTRDFEVIMSATFKAPEILTPKEFYVE